The following coding sequences are from one Saprospiraceae bacterium window:
- a CDS encoding arsenate reductase ArsC translates to MKKVLVLCTGNSCRSQIAEAYLRHFAGDKAEIFSAGVETHGVNPRAIAIMKEDGIDISKHRSKNIDEYFNIDFDFVITVCDNAKESCPFFPTKAKKMFHQNFPDPAKSTGTEEEILEHFRQVRQMIKSFSQQFVADNL, encoded by the coding sequence ATGAAAAAAGTATTAGTACTATGCACAGGCAACAGTTGTCGAAGCCAAATTGCCGAAGCTTACTTGCGACATTTCGCTGGTGATAAAGCAGAAATATTTAGTGCCGGTGTAGAAACTCATGGAGTAAATCCAAGAGCAATTGCCATAATGAAAGAGGACGGCATTGACATTTCGAAACACAGATCAAAAAATATTGACGAATACTTTAATATTGATTTCGACTTTGTAATAACAGTGTGCGACAACGCCAAAGAAAGCTGTCCGTTCTTTCCGACCAAAGCCAAAAAAATGTTTCATCAAAACTTTCCTGACCCTGCAAAATCAACAGGGACAGAAGAAGAAATTTTAGAACACTTCAGACAAGTTAGGCAAATGATTAAAAGCTTTTCACAACAGTTTGTAGCCGACAACTTGTAA
- a CDS encoding winged helix-turn-helix transcriptional regulator, protein MGATKKEHFTDKQNAIATLAKALGHPARLAIMEYLMKVDTCICGDIVNELPLAQPTVSQHLKELKNAGLIKGSIEGNAICYCIDEKALSKLQSYFTNISDKLKKKKTDCC, encoded by the coding sequence ATGGGAGCGACAAAGAAAGAACATTTTACAGACAAACAAAATGCCATTGCGACACTCGCAAAGGCATTGGGACATCCTGCAAGGCTTGCTATTATGGAGTATTTAATGAAGGTGGACACTTGCATTTGTGGCGACATCGTTAATGAATTGCCTTTAGCACAACCTACAGTTTCTCAACACTTAAAAGAACTCAAAAACGCTGGACTTATTAAAGGCAGCATTGAAGGTAACGCAATTTGTTACTGCATTGACGAAAAAGCATTGAGTAAACTCCAAAGCTATTTCACAAACATTTCTGACAAATTAAAAAAGAAAAAAACTGATTGTTGCTAA